In a single window of the Micromonospora sp. WMMD1155 genome:
- a CDS encoding S8 family serine peptidase, with product MRTGKGRRSGLKFAVAVSMVGVVVGSGVVGVPAPASAADTVRGLQWYLDALQIPQAHEITKGRGVTVAVIDSGVDATHPALAGQLAGRPGAAPAGSPQGQIDRDKEAGHGTSMAGLIVGRGGDRNRQLGIAPEAKVLPIALSGSEGNGNDAEVARDIRWATDAGADVISLSIGFEQPASIRIVEAVQYALSKNVVLVAATGAGGRTVDSPANAPGVIAVNATTRSGGLASASVVGPEVVLAAPGDDIIAPVPTVVEGNGYAVASGTSQATAILAGVVALVRSRYPDLDAANVINRLIRTARDVGVPGRDPEFGFGAVDVLAALQRPVSAVDVNPLLAAGSQPDGATASPAGGQTEGPAVAIKVKNKTGIMVAGVLCLTVVIGAVVLAVVVARRRRRRTAPPVGPGPGRTLVGGPGFPLPGYGHPGVPPPGYGLPGVSPPPRSDAQHPHPHQPRPQPGPPFPPLAALPGQPGGSGQPGTAPPQGLGGPHQR from the coding sequence GTGCGTACGGGTAAGGGTCGCCGATCGGGGCTGAAGTTCGCCGTCGCCGTGTCGATGGTCGGCGTGGTGGTCGGGTCCGGGGTGGTGGGCGTGCCAGCTCCAGCGTCGGCGGCCGACACGGTACGCGGTCTGCAGTGGTATCTCGACGCGCTGCAGATTCCGCAGGCTCACGAGATCACCAAGGGGCGTGGGGTGACCGTCGCCGTCATCGACAGCGGTGTCGACGCGACGCACCCGGCGCTCGCCGGCCAACTGGCCGGCCGCCCCGGTGCCGCCCCGGCGGGATCTCCGCAAGGCCAGATCGACCGGGATAAGGAGGCGGGACACGGCACGTCGATGGCCGGCCTGATCGTCGGGCGGGGCGGCGACCGGAACCGGCAGCTCGGCATCGCGCCGGAGGCGAAGGTCCTGCCGATCGCGCTGAGCGGCAGCGAGGGCAACGGCAACGACGCTGAGGTGGCGCGGGACATCCGTTGGGCCACCGACGCCGGAGCCGACGTGATCAGCCTGTCCATCGGCTTCGAGCAGCCCGCCAGCATCCGGATCGTCGAGGCGGTCCAGTACGCCCTGAGCAAGAACGTCGTGCTCGTCGCGGCGACCGGCGCGGGCGGTCGGACGGTCGACTCCCCGGCGAACGCGCCTGGTGTGATTGCGGTGAACGCGACGACACGATCGGGAGGCCTCGCCAGCGCCTCGGTCGTCGGCCCTGAGGTGGTCCTCGCTGCACCAGGTGACGACATCATCGCTCCCGTGCCGACGGTGGTGGAGGGCAACGGTTACGCGGTTGCCTCGGGCACTAGTCAGGCGACCGCCATCCTCGCCGGGGTGGTCGCGCTGGTGCGATCACGCTACCCGGACCTGGACGCGGCGAACGTGATCAATCGCCTGATCCGGACGGCCCGGGACGTGGGGGTGCCGGGTCGGGATCCGGAGTTCGGCTTCGGCGCGGTGGATGTGCTTGCGGCGCTGCAGCGGCCGGTGTCAGCCGTAGACGTCAACCCGCTGCTGGCTGCCGGCTCGCAGCCGGACGGAGCGACGGCCTCCCCCGCAGGCGGGCAGACTGAAGGGCCGGCTGTCGCCATCAAGGTTAAGAACAAGACCGGCATCATGGTCGCGGGCGTGCTGTGCCTGACCGTCGTCATCGGCGCGGTGGTGCTGGCCGTAGTCGTCGCCCGCCGTCGGCGCCGTCGCACCGCGCCGCCGGTCGGACCCGGACCGGGCAGAACGCTGGTGGGTGGTCCAGGGTTCCCGCTGCCCGGGTACGGCCACCCGGGCGTCCCGCCGCCCGGCTACGGCCTGCCGGGAGTTTCGCCGCCTCCGCGGTCGGATGCGCAGCATCCTCATCCACATCAGCCCAGGCCGCAGCCCGGACCCCCATTCCCTCCGCTCGCGGCGCTACCGGGGCAGCCCGGTGGATCGGGGCAGCCCGGGACCGCACCGCCCCAGGGCTTGGGCGGCCCGCACCAGCGCTGA
- a CDS encoding XF1762 family protein produces MTDQPETAAHHRPSRRRPARPRVRPISYRQACAYISGHHQQRERPQGHTFSLGLTNQAGHLIGVAMVGRPDVRHHDDGLTAEVTRLATDGPRNAHSVLLAAAWRVARRMGYRRMITYTRTDRPAAGLRAAGWKVVTETPPAHGQNRLSRHRAPRSTGDATRTHWQVTTEDWRTRTEAADRVPRQAREVQDPR; encoded by the coding sequence ATGACTGACCAGCCGGAGACTGCCGCCCACCACCGCCCGTCGCGTCGCCGCCCAGCCCGTCCGCGGGTACGGCCAATCAGCTACCGACAGGCGTGCGCCTACATCAGCGGCCACCATCAGCAGCGCGAACGACCGCAGGGACACACGTTTTCCCTCGGTCTGACCAACCAAGCCGGCCACCTCATCGGGGTCGCAATGGTCGGCCGTCCCGACGTCCGCCACCACGACGACGGCCTGACCGCCGAAGTCACCCGCCTGGCGACCGACGGGCCACGCAACGCGCACTCGGTCCTGCTTGCCGCCGCATGGCGAGTCGCCCGGCGCATGGGCTACCGACGCATGATCACCTACACCCGCACCGACAGGCCCGCCGCCGGCTTGCGGGCCGCGGGTTGGAAGGTCGTCACCGAAACGCCTCCCGCGCACGGGCAAAATCGGCTCAGCCGGCACCGAGCGCCGCGCAGCACCGGCGACGCAACCCGCACACACTGGCAGGTCACCACCGAGGACTGGCGTACCCGAACCGAAGCCGCCGACCGCGTCCCCCGGCAGGCCAGAGAGGTACAGGACCCACGGTGA
- a CDS encoding tyrosine-type recombinase/integrase, producing MLADLSTPWRGFLEDWHRSLRSGNYPETTRYNYLLAAAQLARYLQDRAASAPDTSEAAHDPTAVARAHVEEFQAWMVETRSPATALNKHKALQQFFKWLALDEEEIDRSPMDRVRQPKTPQKLIPIMRDDDTRRILDTCRGRAFVDRRDEAIIRLLYNTGARLSEVANLHVDDVSLADTDTVRYHGKGAKDRRVRLGPKTARAMSRYLRTRSQHRGSLLAELWLAERGTRALAANGIKLMLKRRGRRAGVANVHAHRWRHNFAHEWKRAGGDTGDLMLLLGWTSDDMPRHYGASAAAERAQESQSRVGIGERV from the coding sequence ATGCTCGCTGACCTGTCCACTCCCTGGCGCGGCTTCCTGGAGGACTGGCATCGGTCACTGCGGTCCGGAAACTATCCGGAGACGACCCGCTACAACTATCTGCTCGCCGCGGCACAGCTGGCCCGCTACCTGCAGGACCGTGCGGCATCGGCACCTGACACGTCGGAGGCAGCCCACGATCCCACCGCCGTGGCCCGGGCACATGTCGAGGAGTTCCAGGCGTGGATGGTGGAGACACGCTCACCCGCAACCGCCCTGAACAAGCACAAAGCTCTGCAGCAGTTCTTCAAGTGGCTCGCGCTCGACGAGGAGGAGATCGATCGATCTCCGATGGATCGCGTTCGGCAGCCCAAGACGCCGCAGAAGCTGATACCGATCATGCGGGACGACGACACGAGACGCATCCTGGACACGTGTCGCGGCAGAGCGTTCGTCGACCGTCGAGACGAGGCGATCATCCGCTTGCTGTACAACACGGGTGCGCGGCTGTCCGAGGTCGCCAACCTTCATGTTGACGATGTCAGCCTCGCCGACACGGACACTGTCCGCTACCACGGCAAGGGCGCCAAGGACCGCCGGGTACGGCTGGGACCCAAGACCGCTCGGGCCATGAGCCGCTATCTCCGAACGCGGTCCCAGCACAGAGGGTCACTCCTTGCCGAGCTTTGGCTCGCGGAGCGAGGCACACGGGCACTAGCGGCCAACGGCATCAAGCTCATGCTGAAACGTCGCGGGCGGCGCGCCGGCGTCGCGAACGTCCACGCCCACCGCTGGCGGCACAACTTCGCCCACGAGTGGAAGCGCGCCGGCGGCGACACGGGCGACCTGATGCTGCTGCTCGGCTGGACCTCAGACGACATGCCCCGGCACTACGGCGCCAGCGCAGCCGCCGAACGCGCCCAGGAGAGCCAATCCCGTGTCGGGATCGGTGAGCGTGTCTGA
- a CDS encoding matrixin family metalloprotease, with amino-acid sequence MRKHQGSNRRLKAGLVAAAGAAMIAVPAPAPAVAAPTALAAACDEAQIPAAILLNKTIPLVSDECDLRGKVVRAGVIGAAVPQKGEVVTAHALYVEGVKTGPDMPDSVSVRVDKGAVTVEVRHEGSVARGDGQPSGVSPGRSSGTKNNGSAQATAATPECSQNAYSLMGRYNGYHKWYFKSDTVPAYFGGANLAETDILSASYNIDVGMNDCGLTQTMGTDFEYAGYTLDYPDITSTPACDGARSNKNEVAFGPIDNTNILAVTCGWSYSWPGDDPIQEADILFANRPNQFFYFLPSGCNQRYELQGVATHEFGHAFGLDHVSESSYPALTMSTNATSCSYRDSSLGLGDYNGLRAIYGS; translated from the coding sequence GTGCGCAAACACCAGGGTTCCAACAGAAGGCTGAAGGCAGGGCTTGTCGCCGCAGCCGGGGCGGCCATGATTGCCGTGCCCGCCCCGGCCCCGGCGGTAGCGGCTCCAACCGCGCTCGCTGCAGCCTGTGACGAAGCCCAGATCCCGGCTGCAATTCTTCTCAACAAGACCATCCCGCTGGTCAGTGATGAGTGCGACCTGCGCGGCAAGGTTGTCCGCGCTGGGGTGATCGGTGCCGCTGTTCCGCAGAAAGGCGAAGTCGTCACGGCGCACGCCTTGTACGTCGAGGGCGTTAAGACCGGCCCGGACATGCCGGACAGCGTCAGCGTAAGGGTCGACAAGGGTGCGGTAACGGTTGAGGTGCGCCACGAAGGTTCCGTCGCCCGCGGAGATGGACAGCCAAGCGGCGTCTCCCCTGGCCGGAGCTCTGGCACCAAGAACAACGGGTCGGCCCAGGCGACCGCCGCTACGCCTGAGTGCAGTCAAAATGCCTACAGCCTGATGGGTAGGTACAACGGCTACCACAAGTGGTACTTCAAGAGCGACACCGTTCCTGCCTACTTCGGCGGCGCGAACCTCGCCGAGACGGACATCCTAAGCGCCTCCTACAACATCGATGTCGGAATGAACGATTGCGGTCTGACCCAGACAATGGGCACGGACTTCGAATACGCCGGTTACACCCTGGACTATCCCGACATCACGTCGACGCCGGCTTGCGACGGCGCCCGGAGCAACAAGAACGAGGTCGCGTTCGGCCCGATCGACAACACAAACATCTTGGCCGTCACCTGCGGCTGGTCCTACTCATGGCCAGGCGACGACCCGATCCAGGAAGCCGACATCCTTTTCGCGAACCGTCCCAACCAGTTCTTCTACTTCCTGCCCTCAGGCTGCAATCAACGGTATGAGTTGCAAGGCGTGGCAACACACGAGTTTGGCCACGCGTTCGGGCTTGACCACGTCTCGGAAAGCTCGTATCCGGCATTGACTATGAGCACCAATGCAACGTCCTGTTCCTACCGTGACAGCTCCCTCGGCCTCGGCGACTACAACGGCCTGCGGGCCATCTACGGGTCCTAG
- a CDS encoding IS701 family transposase, translated as MLIDEIVGWRAGLDDLLARFAHRFGRAEPRRQALTYLVGLLSPLASKNGWTLAEAAGDATPDRMQRLLNRSAWDPDAVRDDLFAYVSEHLGHDDGVLIVDETGFLKKGIKSAGVQRQYSGTAGRTENCQLGVFLAYASPAGRTLVDRELYLPRGWCDNPTRRAEAGIAANVEFATKPALGLRMIERAITAGLSAKWVTADEAYGQDSKFRTWLQQQRIGYVLAVPRNQRVPTIAGNSRPDVLAAAAPALAWKRRSCGDGSKGPRLYDWAVASLPGAADGYRHWLLIRRSITDPTDLAYYLCFGPTGAQDEDLIRIAGTRWAVEECFQTARTEVGLDHYQVRRYDAWYRHITLVLCAHTYLAVTATHAQKGAPNTMTTSFLSPSVRSDVCWHT; from the coding sequence GTGCTGATCGATGAGATTGTGGGCTGGCGGGCGGGTTTGGATGATCTGTTGGCGCGGTTCGCGCACCGTTTCGGGCGTGCAGAACCGCGCCGCCAGGCGCTGACCTACCTGGTCGGGCTGCTGTCACCCCTGGCGAGCAAGAACGGCTGGACCTTGGCCGAGGCCGCCGGCGATGCGACGCCGGACCGGATGCAGCGGCTGCTCAACCGGTCCGCGTGGGATCCGGACGCTGTTCGTGACGACCTGTTCGCCTATGTGAGCGAGCATCTCGGCCACGACGACGGGGTGCTGATCGTCGACGAGACCGGCTTTCTGAAGAAGGGCATCAAGTCGGCCGGGGTGCAGCGCCAGTACTCCGGCACGGCCGGCCGGACGGAGAACTGCCAGCTCGGAGTGTTCCTCGCCTACGCCAGCCCGGCAGGGCGCACCCTGGTCGACAGGGAGCTGTATCTGCCCCGTGGCTGGTGCGACAACCCCACCCGCCGCGCTGAAGCCGGCATTGCCGCGAACGTCGAGTTCGCCACAAAGCCTGCGCTGGGACTGCGGATGATCGAACGCGCCATCACCGCCGGCCTGTCCGCGAAGTGGGTCACCGCGGACGAGGCGTATGGACAGGACTCGAAGTTCCGGACCTGGTTGCAGCAGCAGCGCATCGGCTACGTCCTGGCCGTGCCCCGCAACCAGCGGGTCCCGACCATAGCCGGCAACTCCCGCCCGGACGTCCTCGCCGCCGCCGCGCCGGCCCTGGCATGGAAGCGCCGCAGCTGCGGCGACGGCTCCAAAGGGCCACGGCTCTACGACTGGGCGGTGGCCTCCCTGCCCGGCGCCGCCGACGGATACCGCCACTGGCTGTTGATTCGACGCAGCATCACCGACCCCACGGACCTGGCCTACTACCTGTGCTTCGGCCCCACCGGCGCCCAGGACGAGGACCTGATCCGCATCGCCGGGACCCGGTGGGCGGTCGAGGAGTGCTTCCAGACCGCCAGAACCGAGGTCGGTCTTGATCATTACCAGGTGCGTCGGTACGACGCCTGGTACCGCCACATAACTCTCGTTCTGTGCGCCCATACCTACCTCGCCGTCACTGCCACCCACGCCCAAAAGGGGGCGCCGAACACGATGACGACCTCATTCCTCTCACCCTCGGTGAGGTCCGACGTCTGCTGGCACACCTGA